In Gemmatimonadota bacterium, a single genomic region encodes these proteins:
- a CDS encoding aminotransferase class I/II-fold pyridoxal phosphate-dependent enzyme, whose product MPKNRGLDRRAFLRNAGGTALLGAVGVKPAMAGDVTEALPTPRRQVFDFDEIYSRVGTDSTKWDGAIATYGQGIEVGMGVADMDFRTAPCITRALAERCEHENWGYLRRPTRYVEAVVDWNRQRYGLDIDPETVVWTAGVHPALVAGLHTFSPPGTKVLLTTPTYNGFYTDLRFTRTVAEDCEMKLVDGRYSIDFEDFELRAARANVFILCNPQNPTGNCWSPEELTRMGEICLRHRVVVFADEIHCDFVMSGQTYTPFASLPNLDIVDNSVTFKAASKTFSLAGIKVAWYFSTNPDLLERMKANTRADLTTLGLVANHAGLTEGEPWLDQLRVYIDGNHDFVESYIRDRVPLLKYTKAQGTYLAWLDVAGVVDRIGAKQIAAKESETSVNPVTPEKIVQRWLAENAGVYLNPGSDYGTGGADHMRMNVGTSRRLIERALDNMAAALARV is encoded by the coding sequence ATGCCAAAGAATCGCGGACTCGATCGTAGAGCGTTCCTGCGGAACGCAGGAGGAACCGCACTCCTGGGCGCTGTGGGCGTCAAGCCCGCCATGGCGGGTGACGTCACCGAGGCTCTGCCGACCCCCAGACGTCAGGTCTTCGACTTCGACGAGATCTACAGCCGAGTCGGGACGGACAGCACCAAGTGGGACGGCGCGATCGCGACGTACGGTCAGGGCATCGAGGTCGGCATGGGCGTTGCCGACATGGACTTTCGCACCGCGCCCTGCATCACGCGAGCTCTCGCCGAGCGCTGCGAGCACGAGAACTGGGGTTACCTGAGAAGGCCCACTAGGTATGTCGAGGCCGTGGTCGACTGGAACCGACAGCGCTACGGACTCGACATCGATCCCGAGACGGTCGTGTGGACGGCAGGCGTGCATCCCGCCCTCGTCGCGGGGTTGCACACGTTCTCGCCGCCGGGCACGAAGGTCCTCCTGACAACGCCGACGTACAACGGTTTCTACACCGACCTGCGCTTCACGCGGACCGTGGCCGAGGACTGTGAGATGAAGCTGGTCGACGGACGGTATTCGATCGACTTCGAGGACTTCGAGCTGCGCGCAGCCCGCGCCAACGTCTTCATCCTCTGTAACCCTCAGAACCCTACGGGCAACTGCTGGTCGCCCGAGGAGCTGACGCGGATGGGTGAGATTTGTCTCCGGCACCGGGTCGTCGTCTTTGCCGACGAGATCCACTGTGACTTCGTCATGAGCGGGCAGACGTACACACCGTTCGCTAGCCTTCCGAACCTCGACATCGTCGACAACAGCGTCACGTTCAAGGCGGCGAGCAAGACGTTCAGCCTCGCAGGGATCAAGGTCGCCTGGTACTTCTCGACCAACCCGGACCTTCTGGAGCGAATGAAGGCCAACACCCGGGCGGACCTCACGACCCTGGGCTTGGTTGCCAACCACGCCGGCCTCACGGAGGGCGAGCCATGGCTCGATCAGTTGCGCGTCTACATCGACGGCAATCATGACTTCGTGGAGTCCTATATCAGGGATCGCGTGCCGCTCTTGAAGTACACGAAGGCGCAGGGCACGTACCTCGCCTGGCTCGACGTAGCCGGAGTCGTCGACAGAATCGGGGCGAAGCAGATCGCGGCAAAGGAAAGCGAGACGTCCGTCAACCCGGTCACGCCGGAGAAGATCGTTCAGCGCTGGCTCGCCGAGAACGCGGGTGTCTACCTGAATCCCGGATCGGACTACGGTACGGGCGGGGCGGACCACATGCGCATGAACGTCGGCACGTCCAGACGCCTCATCGAGCGCGCGCTCGACAATATGGCTGCTGCGTTGGCGCGCGTCTGA
- a CDS encoding molybdopterin-dependent oxidoreductase encodes MTRRDLLSQLGIVTVGLAVTPVRGWPASWFAQEAIVPFTDVPETFSTHRGSDGSGLRVAQDLRNLTSWTTPVDDFFAVAHYGYPELNASTYRLGLTGLVQRPLTLTLDQLKSRPRVERTTVFECSGNSARLFHGMVGNATWTGTELLPLLEELGPADDAKEVHFWAADSGTEEIRGNEYEQNFARSMSMDQIRDTNPILAYEMNGEPLRVVHGFPVRLIVPGWYGISQVKWLNKIELSADRLMTRFMAKDYVTLMGREVDGRTEWIETSVTRQRPKSAIARVTRSGSRFTIFGVAWSDGTPLDRVEVRVDDGAWSTAELDRPSDPHSWTFFTLEMPELPAGEHTLVSRATDTVGRTQPEHLDMKRTRWENNELFHRTIEVA; translated from the coding sequence ATGACTCGCCGAGACCTCCTGAGCCAGCTGGGCATCGTCACCGTCGGCCTGGCGGTAACCCCGGTACGTGGTTGGCCGGCGTCCTGGTTCGCTCAGGAAGCGATCGTCCCGTTCACGGACGTTCCAGAGACCTTCTCCACCCACCGCGGATCCGACGGGAGTGGACTCCGCGTCGCGCAGGATCTACGCAACCTGACGTCGTGGACGACACCGGTCGACGACTTCTTCGCGGTGGCGCACTACGGCTACCCCGAATTGAACGCCTCGACGTATCGGCTCGGATTGACCGGGCTAGTTCAGCGGCCGCTGACGCTTACGCTCGACCAGCTCAAGTCCCGACCCCGTGTGGAACGCACGACGGTCTTCGAGTGCAGCGGAAACTCGGCCCGGCTGTTCCACGGCATGGTGGGGAACGCCACATGGACGGGTACCGAGCTCTTGCCGCTTCTCGAGGAATTGGGGCCGGCGGACGACGCGAAGGAGGTCCATTTCTGGGCGGCGGACTCGGGAACGGAAGAAATCCGGGGAAACGAATACGAGCAGAATTTCGCTCGGTCGATGTCGATGGATCAGATCAGAGATACGAATCCGATCCTCGCGTATGAGATGAATGGGGAGCCTCTGCGGGTGGTTCATGGCTTCCCGGTGCGGCTGATCGTCCCCGGCTGGTACGGGATCAGTCAGGTCAAGTGGTTGAACAAGATCGAATTGAGCGCAGACCGCCTGATGACCCGCTTCATGGCCAAGGACTACGTCACGCTCATGGGGCGCGAGGTGGACGGTCGGACGGAGTGGATCGAGACGTCGGTCACACGCCAGCGGCCCAAATCCGCGATCGCCCGCGTAACTCGGAGCGGCAGCCGATTCACGATCTTCGGCGTGGCCTGGAGCGACGGCACTCCGCTGGATCGGGTCGAGGTGCGCGTAGACGACGGCGCCTGGAGCACGGCCGAGCTAGACCGCCCGAGCGATCCCCACAGCTGGACGTTCTTCACGCTCGAGATGCCGGAGTTGCCGGCCGGAGAGCATACGCTGGTGTCGCGGGCCACGGACACCGTGGGGCGCACTCAGCCGGAGCACCTCGACATGAAGAGGACTCGCTGGGAGAACAACGAGCTCTTCCACCGGACGATCGAGGTAGCCTGA